TAAAATTCCAATTTTTAAAATTCCAAATTCCAATTGCAATTGGATTGTAGAGACGCGTTGCTGTGCGTCTTTTTTGCCACGAATTTCACGAATTTACACAGATTTTAAAATCTTTTTAATCCTTTTAATCTGTGGCAAAAAAATCTTTTTTATTTTTCTAAGAACGAATTAATCCCTGCTTCATCCATTTGAACAACTCTCCATTCTTCGAGAATTTTTGCGCCCGAGTTCTCATAGAATTTGACTGCCGGAGTATTCCAATCCAGAACATTCCAGTCTATTCTTCTAACGTTGTCTCTTTTGCCTTGTTTCATAATTTCAGAATAAAGTGCAGATCCTAATCCGGTGCCACGCATTTTTTCCTTCACAACTAAGTCTTCAAGATGTATAGTTTTTCCTTTCCAGGTTGAATAGCGATAATAATATACTGCCATTCCAACAATTTCTTTTTCCTGTTTATCGTTTTCAATCTCGGCTACAAAAACATGAAATAATGGTTTTTCGCCAAAACCGTCGCGAACTAAATCTTCCTCAGTTATAACAACTGCATCAGGTTCTTTTTCGAATATCGCCAACT
This window of the uncultured Flavobacterium sp. genome carries:
- a CDS encoding GNAT family N-acetyltransferase, which codes for MNIRKGNPEDMKSVLGLIQELAIFEKEPDAVVITEEDLVRDGFGEKPLFHVFVAEIENDKQEKEIVGMAVYYYRYSTWKGKTIHLEDLVVKEKMRGTGLGSALYSEIMKQGKRDNVRRIDWNVLDWNTPAVKFYENSGAKILEEWRVVQMDEAGINSFLEK